Proteins from a genomic interval of Plutella xylostella chromosome 24, ilPluXylo3.1, whole genome shotgun sequence:
- the LOC119691976 gene encoding uncharacterized protein LOC119691976 translates to MDSMVFLLQIILQKYMSHSYCLSIISENNVYLPTNTTSVRFGTIDLDNILATLDMGCSDFVIQVDDPIHFAIVLEKVLFLSNTRRGDRKFIFVPKRLDDSDELLNVLQTGIFTYIPNVILIVPTNKKVEADENCEDYDIVTHKFVGPYEEDIKIPIVLDRWNSCRKVFERNENLFPHDIANMYGRTVKVACFMYPPFVILNLDKQVSRNGRDGLDMRVVDELCSWINCTIEVVDVGAGQWGTVYPNATGTGVLGAVAMGKADFGITSLGYWDKPYPMMDFSAYTFLISVTNLVPKPRLLSRWELPIIAFSFPMWMVTIFSMVYSWLALVLAQHGSTNNAWLNIWRIMMAQPCKLESSWRSQFVLLGPVVTGLIINAAYSAGLSSLFTIPNYEKSIDTVEDLLESGLEWGAPDIAWVYSISSAKDERHMRIVDKFRLLTPSQLKARGENQTIALSIELLPAGCLAIGGGEAITTDILNNYQLLTEDLFFGVSTVAARKNSPYVAKLNDRILRLIEAGLLLAWDSQISLKYQDVKVKMAIKYSRNAEPPTTAPLNLVAIGGIFMILVAGIIVSFIVFLVEMAQGRQKHKKETM, encoded by the exons ATGGATTCAATGGTATTTTTGTTGCAAATAATATTGCAAAAATACATGAGTCATAGTTACTGTCTGAGCATAATTTCAGAAAATAATGTTTACTTGCCAACTAACACAACAAGTGTAAGGTTTGGAACCATAGATTTAGATAATATTTTAGCCACTTTAGATATGGGATGTTCAGACTTTGTAATACAAGTGGATGACCCAATACATTTTGCAATAGTACTTGAAAAGGTACTATTTCTAAGCAACACAAGACGAGGCGAcagaaagtttatttttgtacctaaGCGACTGGATGACTCTGATGAACTATTAAACGTACTACAAACAGGAATTTTCACTTACATACCAAACGTTATACTAATAGTTCCTACAAACAAAAAAGTAGAAGCAGATGAAAACTGTGAAGATTATGACATAGTTACACATAAATTTGTGGGTCCTTACGAAGAAGACATAAAAATACCAATCGTTTTAGATCGTTGGAACTCGTGCAGAAAAGTTTTTGAAAGAAATGAAAATCTATTTCCACATGATATAGCTAACATGTATGGGAGGACAGTTAAAGTAGCTTGTTTCATGTATCCTCCTTTTGTCATACTAAATCTTGATAAGCAGGTCTCTCGGAATGGAAGAGACGGCTTGGACATGAGGGTTGTCGATGAATTGTGCAG ttgGATAAACTGTACGATAGAAGTGGTGGACGTAGGAGCTGGACAATGGGGCACTGTTTACCCAAACGCAACAGGTACAGGGGTCTTAGGTGCGGTTGCCATGGGGAAAGCAGATTTTGGCATAA CCAGCTTAGGATACTGGGACAAACCATACCCAATGATGGACTTTTCGGCGTACACTTTCCTCATATCTGTCACTAATCTTGTACCTAAGCCGAG GCTACTTTCTCGCTGGGAGCTACCGATTATTGCCTTTAGTTTTCCAATGTGGATGGTCACCATCTTCTCTATGGTCTACTCTTGGCTGGCTCTGGTCTTGGCGCAACATGGATCCACCAACAACGCTTGGCTCAATATATGGAGAATTATGATGGCTCAG CCTTGTAAACTAGAATCCAGCTGGCGATCACAATTTGTCCTCCTTGGACCAGTAGTAACTGGCCTGATCATCAACGCGGCCTACAGCGCGGGACTGTCATCTCTCTTCACTATTCCTAACTACGAAAAGTCCATAGATACAGTAGAAGACCTGTTGGAGAGTGGATTAGAGTGGGGTGCTCCGGACATAGCCTGGGTCTATTCTATTAGTTCGGCGAAGGAC GAGAGACATATGCGGATAGTAGACAAGTTCCGCTTGCTGACACCTTCACAGTTGAAAGCCAGGGGAGAAAACCAAACCATTGCACTCTCCATCGAGCTTCTTCCTGCAG GATGCTTAGCCATCGGTGGGGGGGAGGCTATCACCACCGATATCCTCAATAACTACCAGCTGCTGACTGAGGATCTGTTCTTCGGAGTGTCCACTGTGGCGGCCAGAAAGAATTCTCCCTACGTCGCTAAACTGAACGACAGAATACTCAGGCTTATTGAGGCTGGGCTATTGCTGGCTTGGGATTCGCAG ATATCGCTCAAATATCAAGATGTGAAAGTTAAGATGGCGATAAAGTACTCCAGAAACGCGGAGCCACCGACGACTGCACCTCTGAACCTTGTTGCTATAGGG GGTATATTCATGATTTTAGTAGCTGGCATTATTGTGTCATTTATCGTCTTTTTAGTGGAAATGGCACAAGGGCGACAGAAACATAAGAAAGAAACTATGtag
- the LOC125490501 gene encoding uncharacterized protein LOC125490501, which produces MDSMGLLLQIIFQKYLSQSYCINIVSELNIYFPSNTTSVRFGNIDSDNILATLDMGCSDFVIQVDEPIQFVRVLEKVLFLSNTRRSDRKYIFVPRRLDDADKLLAVLQTEIFAHIPNVILIVQTNEKAEANEDCEKYDIVTHKFVGPNEEGVKTPIVLDHWDSCSKDFEINANLFPHDMANMGGRITKVACFNYNPFVILNLDEQVARNRRDGLDMRIVEDFCSWINCTLEVVDAGKFGIVHPNATGTGVIGAVAMGKADFGISCYLAGSYRF; this is translated from the exons ATGGATTCAATGGGattattattgcaaataatatTCCAAAAATACTTGAGTCAAAGTTACTGTATAAACATAGTTTCAGAACTGAATATTTACTTTCCAAGTAATACAACCAGTGTAAGGTTTGGAAACATAGATTCAGATAATATTTTAGCCACTTTGGATATGGGATGTTCGGACTTTGTAATACAAGTGGACGAACCAATCCAGTTCGTAAGAGTCCTAGAAAAAGTGCTATTTCTAAGCAACACAAGACGTAGCGACagaaagtatatttttgtaccaaGACGTTTGGACGATGCTGATAAACTATT AGCTGTACTACAAACTGAAATTTTCGCTCACATACCAAACGTTATACTAATAGTacaaacaaacgaaaaagcgGAAGCAAACGAAGATTGTGAGAAATACGACATAGTAACACATAAATTCGTGGGTCCTAATGAAGAAGGGGTAAAAACACCAATCGTTTTAGACCATTGGGATTCTTGCAGCAaagattttgaaataaatgcaaaTCTCTTTCCACATGACATGGCGAACATGGGAGGGAGGATAACTAAAGTAGCTTGCTTTAATTATAACCCTTTTGTTATACTTAATCTCGATGAGCAGGTCGCTCGGAATAGAAGGGATGGTTTAGACATGAGGATTGTCGAAGATTTTTGCAG TTGGATAAACTGCACGTTAGAAGTGGTGGATGCCGGAAAATTTGGCATTGTTCACCCAAACGCGACAGGCACAGGGGTCATAGGTGCTGTTGCCATGGGGAAAGCAGATTTTGGCATAA GCTGCTATCTCGCTGGGAGCTACCGATTCTAG
- the LOC105395022 gene encoding ADP,ATP carrier protein 2 gives MSNLADPTAFVKDFLAGGISAAVSKTAVAPIERVKLLLQVQHVSKQIAEKDRYKGIVDAFVRIPKEQGFSSFWRGNMANVIRYFPTQALNFAFKDKYKQVFLGGVDKHTQFWRYFAGNLASGGAAGATSLCFVYPLDFARTRLAADVSKGGKDGAREFSGLGNCLSKVFKSDGLTGLYRGFGVSVQGIIIYRASYFGLYDTARGMLPDPKNTPLVISWAIAQAVTTVSGIVSYPFDTVRRRMMMQSGRAKADILYTGTIHCWATIAKTEGGSAFFKGAFSNVLRGTGGAFVLVLYDEIKNLL, from the coding sequence ATGTCGAACCTTGCTGACCCTACCGCCTTCGTCAAAGACTTTCTCGCTGGAGGAATCTCTGCGGCTGTCTCCAAGACCGCTGTGGCCCCGATCGAGAGAGTCAAGCTGCTGCTCCAGGTCCAACATGTGAGCAAACAGATCGCAGAGAAGGACCGCTACAAAGGTATCGTCGATGCCTTCGTCCGTATCCCTAAGGAGCAGGGGTTCTCCTCCTTCTGGAGGGGAAACATGGCCAACGTCATCAGGTACTTCCCAACGCAAGCGCTGAATTTCGCTTTCAAGGACAAATACAAGCAGGTATTCCTCGGCGGAGTGGACAAGCACACGCAATTCTGGAGGTACTTCGCCGGAAACCTGGCATCAGGCGGCGCCGCTGGAGCCACGTCTCTCTGCTTCGTGTACCCTCTGGACTTCGCAAGAACGCGACTAGCAGCTGATGTGAGCAAGGGGGGTAAAGACGGCGCTAGAGAATTCAGCGGTTTGGGCAACTGCTTGAGCAAAGTCTTCAAATCCGACGGCTTGACCGGCCTGTACAGAGGTTTCGGTGTGTCGGTCCAAGGCATCATCATCTACCGAGCGTCGTACTTCGGGCTTTACGACACGGCTAGAGGCATGCTGCCTGACCCGAAGAACACTCCCCTGGTCATCAGCTGGGCTATAGCGCAGGCTGTGACCACAGTTTCAGGCATCGTGTCGTATCCCTTCGACACGGTAAGGCGGCGAATGATGATGCAGTCTGGGCGCGCTAAGGCCGATATTTTGTACACTGGAACCATCCATTGCTGGGCTACTATTGCGAAGACGGAAGGAGGTTCGGCCTTCTTCAAGGGGGCTTTCTCGAACGTTCTGCGAGGAACCGGTGGTGCTTTCGTGCTTGTCTTATACGATGAGATCAAGAATCTGCTGTGA
- the LOC105395181 gene encoding probable isoaspartyl peptidase/L-asparaginase CG7860, giving the protein MDPIVLVHGGAGDIPDSRVAGKLRGSKMAAARAHRLLQAGGSALEAVEAAVVVMEEDESFNAGYGSVLNLRGEVEMEASIMRGSDLAVGAVTLVKDFKHPISIAHRVLTDSPHSLLGAEGAKIFALEKGFKTVPPESLISQNARDALNKFLEHREFGRTEIGAEHEGGVGTVGAVAIDSTGSIAVATSTGGMSGKAVGRIGDTPQIGSGTYADDGVGGVSTTGHGESILKYCLAHSIVKLMEGGLDAGTATKTAVNGMTKRLNNTAGAITLSKSGQVGVHFSSKRMSWAYIRDGKYYYGIEQGEVLSEKFE; this is encoded by the exons ATGGACCCCATAGTCCTAGTCCACGGCGGCGCGGGAGACATCCCCGACAGCCGGGTGGCGGGCAAGCTTCGCGGGTCCAAGATGGCGGCTGCGCGTGCACACAGACTGCTGCAGGCGGGGGGCAGTGCGTTGGAGGCCGTGGAGGCGGCCGTGGTTGTGATGGAGGAGGATGAGAGCTTTAATGCGG GCTACGGCTCAGTGCTCAACCTTCGCGGCGAGGTGGAAATGGAGGCCAGCATCATGCGAGGGTCGGACCTGGCAGTCGGCGCCGTGACGCTGGTGAAGGACTTCAAGCATCCCATCAGCATAGCCCACAGGGTGCTGACTGACTCGCCCCACTCGCTGCTGGGAGCTGAGGGTGCTAAGATCTTCGCTTTGGAGAAG GGCTTCAAGACTGTGCCACCAGAGTCGCTCATCAGCCAGAACGCGAGAGATGCTCTCAACAAATTCCTGGAGCATCGCGAATTTGGAAGAACCGAAATAGGTGCAGAGCATGAG GGTGGAGTGGGCACCGTAGGCGCGGTCGCCATAGACTCGACCGGCTCTATAGCCGTGGCCACCAGCACAGGGGGAATGAGCGGCAAGGCGGTCGGCCGTATAGGAGACACGCCACAGATCGGCAGCGGGACCTACGCTGATGATGGAGTCGGAGGGGTGTCTACTACAG gaCACGGTGAATCGATACTGAAATACTGTTTAGCTCACAGCATCGTCAAGCTAATGGAAGGTGGTTTGGACGCCGGCACCGCAACAAAAACTGCGGTCAatg GAATGACAAAACGCCTCAACAACACGGCAGGTGCTATAACACTGTCCAAGAGTGGACAAGTGGGGGTCCACTTCAGCTCCAAGAGAATGTCCTGGGCGTACATTAGAGACGGGAAATATTACTACGGGATTGAACAGGGAGAGGTGTTGAGTGAAAAGTTTGAGTGA
- the LOC125490502 gene encoding uncharacterized protein LOC125490502, translating to MRLVDKFRLLTPSELKARGENQSIALSIEILPSECLAIGGGDNITTDILSNYQLLTEDLFFGISTVVAQKNSPYVAKLSQRILRLNAAGLVRAWDSQVSLKYQDMKVKMAVKYSRNVVPPTTAPLNLVAIGGIFLILVAGIGVSSLVFLVELAQGRKRQRHLQKGRP from the exons ATGAGATTAGTTGACAAATTCCGTTTGCTGACACCTTCAGAGTTGAAGGCCAGGGGAGAAAACCAAAGCATCGCGCTCTCTATTGAGATTCTGCCTTCAG AATGCTTAGCAATTGGTGGTGGGGACAACATCACCACCGACATCCTCAGTAACTACCAGCTGTTGACTGAGGATCTGTTCTTCGGAATCTCTACGGTGGTGGCGCAGAAGAATTCTCCGTACGTGGCTAAGCTTAGTCAGAGGATTCTCCGACTCAATGCTGCTGGCTTGGTGCGTGCCTGGGACTCGCAG GTATCGCTCAAATACCAAGACATGAAAGTCAAAATGGCGGTAAAGTACTCGAGAAACGTGGTGCCACCGACGACTGCACCCCTGAACCTTGTTGCTATAGGG GGCATATTCCTAATACTAGTAGCTGGGATCGGTGTCTCCAGCTTGGTCTTCTTAGTGGAGCTGGCACAAGGAAGAAAGAGACAGAGGCATTTGCAGAAAGGGAGACCGTAG